One Chelonoidis abingdonii isolate Lonesome George chromosome 17, CheloAbing_2.0, whole genome shotgun sequence DNA segment encodes these proteins:
- the DALRD3 gene encoding DALR anticodon-binding domain-containing protein 3 isoform X2, with the protein METGGGRFGVSETLGALNAALKKEPGPPASVWFKESSARNLRSRDFLAPQAALRPLFAGGQVPKDIIEDVMSLKRPGLPPLQSCQQTPLGLTVQLQRPAAFQQALNSIAELTKPFQSTSGQSIILNCTPLWSQRSLAMLSLSHLRAILVTDHLAEVLRIQGLNVHLVPAVPDEGIQKFLHQLRVDWPSELETTFIPEDVLALKQVLSQCPYAIVPGLEPGQTRLADDVIFKVHLKNFLVQQSLEGYDPNLDVCLVTEEKLQVLAELRQMALRCAGTGPGGCCRVVHVVSCEGEFQQQQVDLLWRMLDLGAHTALQEELMVKGDLISLKTFLFLRCSLLLSFWSSTTDEKGSVPASEDLDAKKHLVCGPVKVANSPSPVGAPQYFQLRRCQMYEASVMKYGDLVQDDSWTEIISVLTSAAMRFEMLSTAHQSQIFLDLEDSSISTKGTKSGAFVMYNCARLATLFKSYEQAVEQGAYPAFPPASELNFSLLREEGEWLLLFNYILPFPETLSQAAQLPLSSKGIRITASTEAEPLPHLFSQMFARLQLMRGVRDVIHRALATLHLPPLSQI; encoded by the exons ATGGAGACGGGCGGGGGCCGATTCGGCGTGTCGGAGACCCTGGGGGCCCTGAACGCGGCGCTGAAGAAGGAACCCGGCCCCCCCGCCTCCGTCTGGTTCAAGGAGAGCAGCGCTCGGAACCTGCGAAGCCGGGACTTCCTCGCCCCCCAGGCCGCTCTGCGGCCTCTGTTCGCGGGGGGGCAG GTTCCCAAAGACATCATAGAGGATGTGATGTCACTAAAACGCCCTGGACTACCACCTCTCCAGAGCTGCCAGCAGACCCCCCTGGGGCTGACTGTTCAGTTACAGAGACCTGCTGCCTTCCAGCAGGCCCTGAATTCTATTGCTGAGCTCACAAAGCCTTTCCAGTCCACAAGTGGGCAGAGTATTATCCTCAACTGCACACCCCTCTGGAGCCAGAGAAGCCTGGCCATGCTTAGCTTGAGCCATCTGAGAGCCATTCTAGTTACTGACCACTTGGCTGAAGTGCTCAGAATACAAGG GCTGAATGTCCACCTGGTTCCTGCTGTGCCTGACGAAGGAATCCAGAAGTTCCTGCACCAGCTGAGAGTTGACTGGCCCTCGGAGTTGGAAACAACATTCATTCCTGAGGATGTTTTGGCCTTGAAGCAAGTCCTCAGCCAGTGCCCTTATGCTATAGTCCCAGGACTGGAACCAGGGCAGACGAGGCTGGCTGACGATGTAATATTTAAAGTGCATTTGAAAAACTTCCTGGTGCAGCAGAGCTTGGAGGGCTATGACCCCAACCTAGATGTCTGTCTTG TGACTGAGGAGAAACTGCAGGTCCTGGCAGAGCTGCGACAAATGGCCTTGCGCTGTGCG GGCACGGGGCCGGGAGGCTGCTGCAGGGTGGTGCATGTGGTGAGCTGTGAGGGAGAgtttcagcagcagcaggtggatTTGCTCTGGAGGATGTTGGACCTGGGAGCTCACACAGCCTTGCAG GAAGAACTCATGGTGAAAGGGGACCTTATCTCCTTGAAAACCTTCCTTTTCCTCCGCTGTAGCCTCCTCCTGTCCTTCTGGTCAAGCACTACAGATGAGAAAGGCAGTGTCCCTGCCTCCGAAGACCTTGATGCTAAG aAACACCTCGTCTGTGGGCCAGTGAAGGTCGCTAACTCCCCCTCTCCTGTGGGGGCACCCCAGTATTTCCA GCTTCGCAGGTGCCAGATGTACGAAGCCTCAGTCATGAAGTATGGAGACCTTGTTCAGG ATGACTCTTGGACTGAGATCATCAGCGTCTTGACATCAGCTGCCATGAGGTTTGAAATGCTGAGTACAGCCCATCAGAGTCAG ATTTTCCTCGACCTGGAGGACAGCAGCATCTCCACAAAGGGAACGAAAAGCGGAGCCTTTGTGATGTACAACTGCGCTCGGCTTGCTACGCTCTTCAAATCGTACGAGCAGGCTGTGGAGCAAG GTGCATACCCGGCCTTCCCCCCAGCATCAGAACTGAACTTCTCCCTGCTCAGAGAAGAG GGCGAATGGCTTTTGCTGTTCAACTACATTcttcccttcccagagaccctgAGCCAGGCAGCACAACTGCCCCTCTCCAGCAAAGGGATTCGAATCACAGCCAGCACAGAGGCG GAGCCACTGCCTCACTTGTTCAGCCAGATGTTTGCTCGGCTACAGCTGATGAGAGGAGTGAGAGacgtgatccacagggccctggctacCCTCCACCTGCCTCCTCTCAGCCAGATCTGA
- the DALRD3 gene encoding DALR anticodon-binding domain-containing protein 3 isoform X1, translating into METGGGRFGVSETLGALNAALKKEPGPPASVWFKESSARNLRSRDFLAPQAALRPLFAGGQVPKDIIEDVMSLKRPGLPPLQSCQQTPLGLTVQLQRPAAFQQALNSIAELTKPFQSTSGQSIILNCTPLWSQRSLAMLSLSHLRAILVTDHLAEVLRIQGLNVHLVPAVPDEGIQKFLHQLRVDWPSELETTFIPEDVLALKQVLSQCPYAIVPGLEPGQTRLADDVIFKVHLKNFLVQQSLEGYDPNLDVCLVTEEKLQVLAELRQMALRCAGTGPGGCCRVVHVVSCEGEFQQQQVDLLWRMLDLGAHTALQEELMVKGDLISLKTFLFLRCSLLLSFWSSTTDEKGSVPASEDLDAKKHLVCGPVKVANSPSPVGAPQYFQLRRCQMYEASVMKYGDLVQDDSWTEIISVLTSAAMRFEMLSTAHQSQIFLDLEDSSISTKGTKSGAFVMYNCARLATLFKSYEQAVEQGAYPAFPPASELNFSLLREEGEWLLLFNYILPFPETLSQAAQLPLSSKGIRITASTEAVCKFLIHLSMDFSSYYNRVHILGEPLPHLFSQMFARLQLMRGVRDVIHRALATLHLPPLSQI; encoded by the exons ATGGAGACGGGCGGGGGCCGATTCGGCGTGTCGGAGACCCTGGGGGCCCTGAACGCGGCGCTGAAGAAGGAACCCGGCCCCCCCGCCTCCGTCTGGTTCAAGGAGAGCAGCGCTCGGAACCTGCGAAGCCGGGACTTCCTCGCCCCCCAGGCCGCTCTGCGGCCTCTGTTCGCGGGGGGGCAG GTTCCCAAAGACATCATAGAGGATGTGATGTCACTAAAACGCCCTGGACTACCACCTCTCCAGAGCTGCCAGCAGACCCCCCTGGGGCTGACTGTTCAGTTACAGAGACCTGCTGCCTTCCAGCAGGCCCTGAATTCTATTGCTGAGCTCACAAAGCCTTTCCAGTCCACAAGTGGGCAGAGTATTATCCTCAACTGCACACCCCTCTGGAGCCAGAGAAGCCTGGCCATGCTTAGCTTGAGCCATCTGAGAGCCATTCTAGTTACTGACCACTTGGCTGAAGTGCTCAGAATACAAGG GCTGAATGTCCACCTGGTTCCTGCTGTGCCTGACGAAGGAATCCAGAAGTTCCTGCACCAGCTGAGAGTTGACTGGCCCTCGGAGTTGGAAACAACATTCATTCCTGAGGATGTTTTGGCCTTGAAGCAAGTCCTCAGCCAGTGCCCTTATGCTATAGTCCCAGGACTGGAACCAGGGCAGACGAGGCTGGCTGACGATGTAATATTTAAAGTGCATTTGAAAAACTTCCTGGTGCAGCAGAGCTTGGAGGGCTATGACCCCAACCTAGATGTCTGTCTTG TGACTGAGGAGAAACTGCAGGTCCTGGCAGAGCTGCGACAAATGGCCTTGCGCTGTGCG GGCACGGGGCCGGGAGGCTGCTGCAGGGTGGTGCATGTGGTGAGCTGTGAGGGAGAgtttcagcagcagcaggtggatTTGCTCTGGAGGATGTTGGACCTGGGAGCTCACACAGCCTTGCAG GAAGAACTCATGGTGAAAGGGGACCTTATCTCCTTGAAAACCTTCCTTTTCCTCCGCTGTAGCCTCCTCCTGTCCTTCTGGTCAAGCACTACAGATGAGAAAGGCAGTGTCCCTGCCTCCGAAGACCTTGATGCTAAG aAACACCTCGTCTGTGGGCCAGTGAAGGTCGCTAACTCCCCCTCTCCTGTGGGGGCACCCCAGTATTTCCA GCTTCGCAGGTGCCAGATGTACGAAGCCTCAGTCATGAAGTATGGAGACCTTGTTCAGG ATGACTCTTGGACTGAGATCATCAGCGTCTTGACATCAGCTGCCATGAGGTTTGAAATGCTGAGTACAGCCCATCAGAGTCAG ATTTTCCTCGACCTGGAGGACAGCAGCATCTCCACAAAGGGAACGAAAAGCGGAGCCTTTGTGATGTACAACTGCGCTCGGCTTGCTACGCTCTTCAAATCGTACGAGCAGGCTGTGGAGCAAG GTGCATACCCGGCCTTCCCCCCAGCATCAGAACTGAACTTCTCCCTGCTCAGAGAAGAG GGCGAATGGCTTTTGCTGTTCAACTACATTcttcccttcccagagaccctgAGCCAGGCAGCACAACTGCCCCTCTCCAGCAAAGGGATTCGAATCACAGCCAGCACAGAGGCG GTGTGCAAGTTCCTGATCCACCTGAGCATGGACTTCAGCTCCTACTACAACCGCGTTCACATACTGGGG GAGCCACTGCCTCACTTGTTCAGCCAGATGTTTGCTCGGCTACAGCTGATGAGAGGAGTGAGAGacgtgatccacagggccctggctacCCTCCACCTGCCTCCTCTCAGCCAGATCTGA
- the DALRD3 gene encoding DALR anticodon-binding domain-containing protein 3 isoform X3, whose translation METGGGRFGVSETLGALNAALKKEPGPPASVWFKESSARNLRSRDFLAPQAALRPLFAGGQVPKDIIEDVMSLKRPGLPPLQSCQQTPLGLTVQLQRPAAFQQALNSIAELTKPFQSTSGQSIILNCTPLWSQRSLAMLSLSHLRAILVTDHLAEVLRIQGLNVHLVPAVPDEGIQKFLHQLRVDWPSELETTFIPEDVLALKQVLSQCPYAIVPGLEPGQTRLADDVIFKVHLKNFLVQQSLEGYDPNLDVCLVTEEKLQVLAELRQMALRCAKHLVCGPVKVANSPSPVGAPQYFQLRRCQMYEASVMKYGDLVQDDSWTEIISVLTSAAMRFEMLSTAHQSQIFLDLEDSSISTKGTKSGAFVMYNCARLATLFKSYEQAVEQGAYPAFPPASELNFSLLREEGEWLLLFNYILPFPETLSQAAQLPLSSKGIRITASTEAVCKFLIHLSMDFSSYYNRVHILGEPLPHLFSQMFARLQLMRGVRDVIHRALATLHLPPLSQI comes from the exons ATGGAGACGGGCGGGGGCCGATTCGGCGTGTCGGAGACCCTGGGGGCCCTGAACGCGGCGCTGAAGAAGGAACCCGGCCCCCCCGCCTCCGTCTGGTTCAAGGAGAGCAGCGCTCGGAACCTGCGAAGCCGGGACTTCCTCGCCCCCCAGGCCGCTCTGCGGCCTCTGTTCGCGGGGGGGCAG GTTCCCAAAGACATCATAGAGGATGTGATGTCACTAAAACGCCCTGGACTACCACCTCTCCAGAGCTGCCAGCAGACCCCCCTGGGGCTGACTGTTCAGTTACAGAGACCTGCTGCCTTCCAGCAGGCCCTGAATTCTATTGCTGAGCTCACAAAGCCTTTCCAGTCCACAAGTGGGCAGAGTATTATCCTCAACTGCACACCCCTCTGGAGCCAGAGAAGCCTGGCCATGCTTAGCTTGAGCCATCTGAGAGCCATTCTAGTTACTGACCACTTGGCTGAAGTGCTCAGAATACAAGG GCTGAATGTCCACCTGGTTCCTGCTGTGCCTGACGAAGGAATCCAGAAGTTCCTGCACCAGCTGAGAGTTGACTGGCCCTCGGAGTTGGAAACAACATTCATTCCTGAGGATGTTTTGGCCTTGAAGCAAGTCCTCAGCCAGTGCCCTTATGCTATAGTCCCAGGACTGGAACCAGGGCAGACGAGGCTGGCTGACGATGTAATATTTAAAGTGCATTTGAAAAACTTCCTGGTGCAGCAGAGCTTGGAGGGCTATGACCCCAACCTAGATGTCTGTCTTG TGACTGAGGAGAAACTGCAGGTCCTGGCAGAGCTGCGACAAATGGCCTTGCGCTGTGCG aAACACCTCGTCTGTGGGCCAGTGAAGGTCGCTAACTCCCCCTCTCCTGTGGGGGCACCCCAGTATTTCCA GCTTCGCAGGTGCCAGATGTACGAAGCCTCAGTCATGAAGTATGGAGACCTTGTTCAGG ATGACTCTTGGACTGAGATCATCAGCGTCTTGACATCAGCTGCCATGAGGTTTGAAATGCTGAGTACAGCCCATCAGAGTCAG ATTTTCCTCGACCTGGAGGACAGCAGCATCTCCACAAAGGGAACGAAAAGCGGAGCCTTTGTGATGTACAACTGCGCTCGGCTTGCTACGCTCTTCAAATCGTACGAGCAGGCTGTGGAGCAAG GTGCATACCCGGCCTTCCCCCCAGCATCAGAACTGAACTTCTCCCTGCTCAGAGAAGAG GGCGAATGGCTTTTGCTGTTCAACTACATTcttcccttcccagagaccctgAGCCAGGCAGCACAACTGCCCCTCTCCAGCAAAGGGATTCGAATCACAGCCAGCACAGAGGCG GTGTGCAAGTTCCTGATCCACCTGAGCATGGACTTCAGCTCCTACTACAACCGCGTTCACATACTGGGG GAGCCACTGCCTCACTTGTTCAGCCAGATGTTTGCTCGGCTACAGCTGATGAGAGGAGTGAGAGacgtgatccacagggccctggctacCCTCCACCTGCCTCCTCTCAGCCAGATCTGA